TATAAGTGTAATCGGTATGGCCATTGCAATCTTTACTCCAACGAATCAATTTGAGAACTTTTTGTATTTGATCAGTTCAGTGTTTGCACCAATGATGGCGATTCAAGTTGTGGACTACTTTATTTTAAAATCTGACTATTCTCAAAAAAATTTTAATTTGATAAATCTGATTGTTTGGCTGCTAGGTTTCTCAATTTATCGGGGATTTATGGTTATTGATACCCCCGTCGGTAATACCTTGCCGGTAATGATAATAACAGGATTAATATGCTTTGGAATGAATAAATTATTTGGAGGAAAGAAAAATGCTGAAAGAAATACTCGAGAATGTGCGTAATACGGTTCCACTCGTTCATAATATAACTAACTATGTAACGGTCAACGATTGCGCCAATATTTTAATTGCCTGCGGAGGTTCACCAATTATGTCTGATGAGATAGAAGATGTTATTGACATTACAGCTATCTGTGGTGGTCTTAATATTAATATTGGAACATTAAACACGAAGACGATTCCGGCTATGTTGGCTGCTGGAAGAAAATCAAACGAGCTCAGTCATCCAGTTGTATTGGATCCGGTAGGGGCTGGTGCTTCGAAACTTCGAACTGAAACGGCTAATCAGCTCCTTAAGGATATTAAATTTTCTGTTATTAAAGGAAATATATCAGAGATTAAGACATTAGCGCTGGGTACTGGGACGACCAAAGGTGTTGATGCTGATGTTGCAGATACTGTGACTGTTGAAACACTAGCAGAAGTTATTGCTTTTGCTAATCAGTTTGCAAAAGATATGGAATCAGTCATAGTAATTACTGGGGCTATAGATATTGTTGCAGATGGGAAAAGAGCTTGTGTGATAAAAAACGGGCATCAGATGATGTCAGAAATTACAGGGACAGGTTGTATGTTAAGTACGCTTTTGGCTGCCTATATAGTAGCCAATCAGGATAATATTTTTGAGGCAGTAATAGCGGCAGTTTGCTCTATGGGGCTTTGCGGAGAAATTGCATTTCAACGAATGAGTCAAGCTGATGGAAATTCAAGTTATCGAAATTATCTGATTGACGCAGTCTATAATTTGGATGGTGATTCATTGGAAACTGGGGCGAATTATGAAATTCACTGAAAAAGATCTGCTCCTATATGCTGTTACAGATCGCGCTTGGCTAGATGGAAATACTCTGGCAAATCAGGTTGAGAAGGCTATAAAAGGTGGTGCGACTTGTATTCAGTTAAGAGAAAAAACACTAAGTGATGAAGAATTCTTATCTGAAGCGGTGATGATTAAAGAAGTCTGCAGTCGTTATAGGGTGCCCTTTATTATCAATGATAATGTTAATGTTGCTATAAATTGTAGTGCCGATGGAATTCATGTTGGGCAAAAAGATATGGCTGTCAGTGAAGTACGGAAAAAAATTGGCAGCAAAATGTTACTGGGTGTTTCAGTACAGACCGTTGATCAGGCCCTGGAAGCCGAAAGAAATGGAGCTGATTGTCTTGGTGTCGGTGCAGTTTTTGCGACATCGACAAAGCTGGATGCAGATCTGGTCAGTCAGCAAACGCTTAAAGCTATTTGTGATACTGTTTCTATTCCCGTTGTTGCTATCGGGGGGATTAGTAAAGCAAATATGATGGAGTTGGCAGGAACGGGCATCGATGGTGTAGCGTTGGTGAGTGCGATCTTTGCGAGTCGTGACATCGAGAATGAATGTAGAGCATTACTGTCTTTATCAGGGAAGATGGTGAAAATGTGAAAATAACTGGAGCAATTTTTGATTTAGACGGTACTTTGTTTGACTCAATGTTTATTTGGGAATCTGTTGGTTCAGAGTATCTGATTTCTCGGAGTATAGAGCCTGAAGTGGGTCTTGATCAAAAATTTAAAAAAATGAGCATTGTTGAGGCTGCCAAATATTATCAGCAGGTCTATGGTCTTACAGACAGTGTCCAAACAATAATTGATGGTGTTAATCAGATGATTGAAAATATCTATGCAAGTGAAGTAAAGCTAAAACCTTATGTATCTGAAATGCTCAATATAATGAACGAAAAAAATATAAAAATATGTGCTGCGACAGCTACGGATAGATATTTGGTTGAATCAACGCTGAAGAACCATCAGATTGATGAGTATTTTTACAGCATATTAACCTGCACAGAAGTTGGGGCAGGTAAAAATTTGCCGGTAATTTATCAGCAGGCTCTTGAGCTATTGGGGACTGATAAGGCCTCTACACTAGTATTTGAAGACGCTTTATATGCTATGGAAACAGCTAAAAATGCAGGTTTTACAGTTGCGGGAGTCTATGACAGATCATCATCGGATGAAAGTGCTCAAATTATCGAATTATGTGATGAATACATAACGTCATACAAAGAATGGAGTGATAAATGGTTATGAAAAAAATCTTGACTATAGCTGGGTCTGATTCAAGTGGCGGGGCAGGTATACAGGCAGATATCAAAACGATCACAGTACATCAGATGTATGCAATGAGTGCGATTACGGCAATTACTGCCCAAAATACAATGGGTGTTTATGGTGTCATGGAAGTTTCACCTGAATGTGTGGGAAAGCAGATTGACTGTATTTTTAAAGATATTCGACCTGATGCGGTTAAAATTGGGATGGTATCAAGTAACGAAATTATTGAAGTGATTGCCCAAAAGCTTAAAGAGTATGAAGCTGAGAATATAGTCGTTGATCCGGTTATGATCTCGACGAGTGGTTCGAAGTTGCTTTCGGATGATGCAATGGAGGCACTGATAACAAACCTTCTGCCACTTGGGACTGTTATTACTCCAAATATTTCCGAAGCAGAAGTATTAAGTGAAATCGAGATAAAGGATGAAACGGACATGCTTAAGGCTGTTAAGATTATAAGCCGTAGTCTGAATGGTGCGATCCTTGTAAAAGGTGGTCATCTGGGAGAAGATGCAACAGACCTTTTGTACAAAGACGGTGAGCTTAATCGTTTTAAGAGCCGAAGAATTGAAACCGCAAATACTCATGGTACAGGATGCACATTGTCATCAGCAATAGCCTGTAATTTGGCCAGTGGTATGGGGTTGTCGGAGAGTGTTAGAAAAGCTAAGGAATTTTTGACAGGGGCGCTGGAGGCCGATTTAGATTTAGGTAAGGGCAGCGGGCCCTTAAATCATATGTATCGATTGTTGTAGGATGGGAAGATAGCTTTTCCCATCCCATCATTTAATTGCAAAAAATACCGCAAAGTTGAGATATTTGTAAATGAAGTCTGTCTTTGTAAAACCCAGTTCTGAAAGCCAGTTTAGTTGGGCGAAAAGTGGAGCTGTTTGATCATACGAGGTTCGGTGATAAAAAGAATCAAGTTCATTTTGGGAGACATTGCTTTTTTTAACAAAATCATGCCAAATTGAAATGATTTGAGTTTCAATTTGTGGATCAGGACTTAAAACCTGGTCGGCATTAACAAAAATTCCACCAGCTTTTAGGCTTGAGAAACAGTTTTTGTAGAGCTGTTTCTTTTTTTGATCCTCTAGGTGATGAATCGATAAGGCAGATACGATTCCATCAAAGTGTTCATTATAATTATGTGTGAGATAATCGTCAGCAATATACTGAATATTGCCATTTCCGGCAAATCGATCTCTAGCTAGATCCAGCATATCTCCGGCCTGATCAATTAAAGTAATTTGAGCTTGAGGATAGGCGGTTAGAACAAAGGCTGACATTAATCCTGTTCCCGCACCTAAATCTAAGATTTTGGGTGCTTGGGTTTTAAAGTTAAGAAGAGAAACCGCAGCCTGATAAAATGTTTCATAAAGAGGAATAAAATATTTTCGATTGGCATCATAGTCTTGACTGTACTCATTAAAAACTTTTTTTAAATGCATAATAACCTCATTTTCTTTTTTTGTAGCATCGCTTAGTTAAAACTGTTGTTTTAAAAAACAGAAATATTTGTTGGTAGAAATTTTGTCTATTTGCGAATGGGAAGAGAAAGTGTTAAAAATATGATAGCATTTTTTCTTATCTTGTCAATGGCGTTCCAAGTAATTTGAAAGGTGTCTGAAGATAAGGAAAAGAAAAATAATAAATGTTAGGATGTTTGTAATAAAGGTAAAGGTGGTATATAAAGATAAGAATCACTAAAATAGATTAAAACCAATAGATTGGAGGGGAAAATAATGATCTATATTCCAAAAGAATGGTTAAAAAATGCGGATAATGAAGAAAAGGTTCACAAAATCTTAAGTAAATATTTCATTAATGATATTAATTACGATATCACCCTGATGACTAAGGAACTTGAAGAAATTGGCGAAACAATTATTATCAAGAAAATTGAAGCAGGTGAGATTAACGCTTAAAAAATATGTATTTTAATTTTTAGAACCCCAGTAGCTTATAAGCTCAGGGGTTTTTATAGTGTCTTTATACTTTTATTTATGGTAAATTAAAAAAAATTGGATTATAATATAAACAAAACTAAAAAAAGGAGACGTTTATGAATAAATTATTGAGAAGTGTGGTAAGCCGGGAGGTTTACACGAAATAATCTCGGTATAACCTCCATATGTTAAGCAAAAACTTAAGGAGGAAAATAAAAATTGAAATATAGAAGAAAAGCGTATTATCAGAATCATCCCTGTCAGGAAAATTTTATTTGTAAAAATTGTGGAAAGACAATTATTCCAGATGGTGCAGGAAGTCAGCATCGAAATCATTGTCCCTATTGTTTATCAAGTCTTCATGTGGATGAGTGTCCGGGTGATCGGGCGGCTAATTGCAGTGGGCTTATGGAAGCAATCAGTATCTGGGTGCGAAAAAATGGAGAATGGGCAATCATTCATCGTTGTCGGCGGTGCGGTCACCTGAGTTTTAATCGAATTGCCGCTGATGATAATCCTATAAAACTATTGTCTATTGCATTGAATCCATTGGCAAATCCCCCATTTCCTCTAGAAAGTGTCGATTTGGGAATTGAAGAGAAACAATCTGAGATGTCTGGAGGACTTAACCATGAATGAAATGCAAAAGTATGGAATGACTGAGAAATTTTCATCAGAGGCAAAAAAATATCCTGAACTTTTTCCGGGCAGAGTTCTTTCTCAATCAAAGGGAATTTACCGGGTAATCACTGAACAGGGCGAACTGTTTGCCGAAATATCCGGAAAATTCAGATTTGAAAGTATCCATCAGACTGATTATCCAGCAGTTGGAGATTTTGTGATGTTAGATCGGGATACTGATGAAAAGGGTCATGGTATCATTCATTATGTTTTACCGCGAAAAAGCAATTTTATTAGAAAAGCTGCCGGTAAAACAGTTGAAAAACAGGTAGTGGCTGCAAATATCGATATCATCTTTATCTGTATGTCAGTCAATCAGGATTTTAATCTGCGGCGGTTGGAACGATACTTGAGCCTGGCCTGGGAGAGTGGTGCTAAGCCAGTAGTTGTTCTAACTAAGATCGATTTGACAGACGACATCTTTCAAAAATT
This genomic interval from Eubacteriaceae bacterium ES3 contains the following:
- a CDS encoding methyltransferase domain-containing protein, with translation MHLKKVFNEYSQDYDANRKYFIPLYETFYQAAVSLLNFKTQAPKILDLGAGTGLMSAFVLTAYPQAQITLIDQAGDMLDLARDRFAGNGNIQYIADDYLTHNYNEHFDGIVSALSIHHLEDQKKKQLYKNCFSSLKAGGIFVNADQVLSPDPQIETQIISIWHDFVKKSNVSQNELDSFYHRTSYDQTAPLFAQLNWLSELGFTKTDFIYKYLNFAVFFAIK
- the thiM gene encoding hydroxyethylthiazole kinase; translation: MLKEILENVRNTVPLVHNITNYVTVNDCANILIACGGSPIMSDEIEDVIDITAICGGLNINIGTLNTKTIPAMLAAGRKSNELSHPVVLDPVGAGASKLRTETANQLLKDIKFSVIKGNISEIKTLALGTGTTKGVDADVADTVTVETLAEVIAFANQFAKDMESVIVITGAIDIVADGKRACVIKNGHQMMSEITGTGCMLSTLLAAYIVANQDNIFEAVIAAVCSMGLCGEIAFQRMSQADGNSSYRNYLIDAVYNLDGDSLETGANYEIH
- the thiE gene encoding thiamine phosphate synthase, which translates into the protein MKFTEKDLLLYAVTDRAWLDGNTLANQVEKAIKGGATCIQLREKTLSDEEFLSEAVMIKEVCSRYRVPFIINDNVNVAINCSADGIHVGQKDMAVSEVRKKIGSKMLLGVSVQTVDQALEAERNGADCLGVGAVFATSTKLDADLVSQQTLKAICDTVSIPVVAIGGISKANMMELAGTGIDGVALVSAIFASRDIENECRALLSLSGKMVKM
- the thiD gene encoding bifunctional hydroxymethylpyrimidine kinase/phosphomethylpyrimidine kinase; amino-acid sequence: MKKILTIAGSDSSGGAGIQADIKTITVHQMYAMSAITAITAQNTMGVYGVMEVSPECVGKQIDCIFKDIRPDAVKIGMVSSNEIIEVIAQKLKEYEAENIVVDPVMISTSGSKLLSDDAMEALITNLLPLGTVITPNISEAEVLSEIEIKDETDMLKAVKIISRSLNGAILVKGGHLGEDATDLLYKDGELNRFKSRRIETANTHGTGCTLSSAIACNLASGMGLSESVRKAKEFLTGALEADLDLGKGSGPLNHMYRLL
- a CDS encoding RNHCP domain-containing protein, which translates into the protein MKYRRKAYYQNHPCQENFICKNCGKTIIPDGAGSQHRNHCPYCLSSLHVDECPGDRAANCSGLMEAISIWVRKNGEWAIIHRCRRCGHLSFNRIAADDNPIKLLSIALNPLANPPFPLESVDLGIEEKQSEMSGGLNHE
- a CDS encoding HAD family phosphatase, which gives rise to MKITGAIFDLDGTLFDSMFIWESVGSEYLISRSIEPEVGLDQKFKKMSIVEAAKYYQQVYGLTDSVQTIIDGVNQMIENIYASEVKLKPYVSEMLNIMNEKNIKICAATATDRYLVESTLKNHQIDEYFYSILTCTEVGAGKNLPVIYQQALELLGTDKASTLVFEDALYAMETAKNAGFTVAGVYDRSSSDESAQIIELCDEYITSYKEWSDKWL